In one Hymenobacter sp. DG25B genomic region, the following are encoded:
- the der gene encoding ribosome biogenesis GTPase Der codes for MKNTIAIVGRPNVGKSTLFNRLVGQRKAIMDNESGVTRDRHYGYGDWIGKYYTVIDTGGYVHNSDDIFEGEINKQVKLAIDEADVVLFMVDVDAGVHHLDEEFASVLRRYQGKKPIYIVANKADTNARIHAAGEFYSLGVGDGEIFPISSQSGSGTGDLLDAVVSHFEEEGIEEPDAGIPKIAVVGRPNVGKSSFVNLLLGTERSIVTDIAGTTRDSIQARYNAFGKEFILVDTAGLRRKTKVHEDVEFYSVLRSIRALEESDICIVMLDATRGIEAQDLNIIGLADKNRKGIVILVNKWDLIENKETNTAKDFEEKIREKIAPISYPPIIFISVLNKQRVHKAIETAIDVYENKRRKIPTSELNEVMLKEIERYPPPIQKGKMVRIKYVTQLPTHNPVFAFFCNLPQYVLESYTRYLENRLREHFDFTGVPVGIIFRKK; via the coding sequence ATGAAAAATACCATTGCTATTGTGGGCCGCCCCAACGTGGGCAAGTCCACGCTATTCAACCGCCTGGTAGGCCAGCGCAAAGCCATTATGGACAACGAGTCCGGCGTAACGCGCGACCGGCACTACGGCTACGGCGACTGGATCGGGAAGTACTACACCGTGATTGACACTGGTGGCTACGTGCACAACTCCGATGACATCTTCGAAGGCGAAATCAACAAGCAGGTAAAGCTGGCTATTGATGAGGCCGACGTGGTGTTGTTTATGGTAGATGTGGATGCCGGCGTGCACCACCTCGACGAGGAGTTTGCCAGCGTACTGCGCCGCTACCAAGGCAAAAAGCCGATTTACATTGTAGCGAACAAGGCTGATACCAACGCCCGCATTCACGCCGCCGGCGAGTTTTACTCCCTGGGCGTGGGCGACGGCGAAATCTTCCCCATCAGCTCGCAGAGCGGCTCCGGTACCGGCGACCTGCTGGACGCCGTGGTCAGCCACTTTGAGGAAGAAGGTATAGAGGAGCCCGATGCCGGGATTCCTAAAATTGCCGTGGTAGGCCGCCCCAACGTGGGTAAGTCCTCCTTCGTGAACCTGCTGCTGGGCACCGAACGCAGTATTGTAACGGACATTGCCGGCACCACCCGCGACTCTATTCAGGCGCGCTACAATGCCTTTGGTAAGGAGTTTATTCTGGTGGATACGGCTGGTTTGCGCCGCAAAACCAAGGTGCATGAAGATGTAGAGTTCTACTCGGTGCTGCGCTCCATCCGGGCGCTGGAAGAGTCTGATATCTGCATTGTGATGCTGGATGCCACCCGCGGCATTGAGGCCCAGGACCTGAACATCATTGGCCTGGCCGATAAAAACCGCAAGGGCATTGTAATTCTGGTGAACAAATGGGACCTCATCGAGAACAAGGAAACCAACACGGCCAAGGACTTTGAGGAGAAAATCCGCGAGAAAATTGCGCCTATCAGCTATCCGCCCATCATCTTCATTTCGGTGCTGAACAAGCAGCGCGTGCACAAGGCCATTGAAACCGCCATTGACGTGTACGAGAACAAGCGCCGCAAAATTCCCACCTCGGAGCTGAACGAGGTAATGCTGAAGGAGATTGAGCGGTATCCGCCGCCCATCCAGAAAGGCAAAATGGTGCGCATCAAATACGTAACGCAGCTGCCCACGCACAACCCGGTGTTTGCCTTCTTCTGCAACCTGCCGCAGTACGTGCTGGAAAGCTACACGCGCTACCTGGAAAACCGCCTCCGCGAGCATTTCGACTTTACGGGAGTACCAGTAGGTATTATTTTCCGGAAGAAATAA